From the genome of Capsicum annuum cultivar UCD-10X-F1 chromosome 4, UCD10Xv1.1, whole genome shotgun sequence:
TAAATGAATAGTTGGTCTGTAATGTATTATTAAAGGCTTCCATGTGATATTTAAAACAACACCACAAAGGAAGTGACTCCACTAGATAGATAAACTACAATTTTGATGgacaatattttaaattttctcttGGATAACATGAGGATGAATCATTTAGCCATATTTCCTTTTGTACTTTGTGTCATTCAACCAATTTAATTTACATTGATACACTATATGGTTTTAATGTCAAAAAGAAGTTTCCTTTTGGACGATTATATTGAGCTTTTATTAACTACTACTACATTAACTTTAGGGTGATTTAAATCCTTTGTGACTTATATACCTTTATCATGTCATTGATTTTGAAAACGTGAAAAATCACCCAACAGGTTCCAGTTGGTTTGGCTACTAATGCAAGAACAACCTTAAACAAAGGGAAGTTATACATATCACAGACTAGTCCAAGTGACGTCATCAAGGCATACGTGTCACAATTCCAGAATGACTTCTCCTCATTTCTCCGATCACGGTCGCCGGAGATGGTTCCAGGAGGGAGGATGTTGTTGTCACTGATGGGGAGGAGCTCTATTGATCCCACCATTGAAGATGGTTGCTACTATCAATGGGAACTTCTTGCACATGCACTTTCTACTTTGGTCTCGAAGGTTAATTACTTTCTTGAATAATATATTGGACTAATTAAGAAAAGGGAATGGAGGGAAAATAAGTATTTAAGATTCATTGTGGTCATTTTTAATTTTCTAGGAGtcttttagtttaattttgtggagatgtatatatacatgttaaactgttttcttaatttgattttttatatcgTAATGAATTTGGATGAGCTTGGACAGAACGATATAAACACTGAAGAGGCATGCATATATAGTTGGTATACATATCATCAAAGTATTCTACGCatgagagatttttttttttcttcttttttctgaaAGTTAGAATTTAGAAATGTTGAGTATTTAGTTAGATAATTGTTTCCAcgaaagatagaaaaaaaatcaatataatggATATAGAGTTTTGGTATTtaatcttatctcatcttcattcTATTGCACATGTTTATAAAATAGTTATCTAGAATTGAATGAAAATAAGATTAGATAAGTTACAACATTCTATGTGGAGTATCTATTATTATCTTGACTTGTGCTGACAGAGATAAAATATAGTTGGAAGCATTATAAATGTATCAAATGTTTGCTTGAGGACCAAATGAATGAATGTTTATTATTACaactttctttattatattgCAGGGCCTAGTTGAAGATGAGAAAATAGACTCCTTTAATGCACCATACTATGCACCATGCCCTGAGGAACTGAAAATTGCTGTAGAAAAAGAAGGCTCATTTATCGTTAATCGTATCGAAGCTTTTGAAATTGGGTGGGACGCTAGCGTTTCTTCGAATTCATCAACACAATGTgaagacaagaaaatattattattatcaatggGTCAACAAGTGGCTAAAACAATTAGGGCTGTGGTTGAATCAATGGTGGAAAATCATTTTGGAAATGAAATTATGGATGATTTGTTTAGTGTGTATGGTGATCTTGTGGATGATTACCTTTACAAGAAGAGAGCTGTTTATGTTAATTTGGTTGTTTCTCTCACACGAAAGGATTGATTTAATGTTCAAATTAATTAGTAGACTAAACAAAATGATCCTGTTGTTCGAACTCTTCAAAATGTCATCGGGTGCatgttaaatttttcaaaattagtgCATTTCTGGAGGATCCAATACGAGTACGATAACATTTTTAAGAGTTTGATCGAATGATATATGTGAACTCCACAAGTTAATAAGGCCGTGGttggatcattttattttttctagttttgttTTTGCCAATTTCAATGATTTAATACATGCCAATATACTTATTGTAACATTTGTGTctcaattcataaaataattttttatatttgaatgtTTGGATATTTTAACACTACCTTCCCAAATCCTAACAATataatgttattttaattttttttttgggggaggGGGGAGATCTTGGCAAACTTATTTAACTTCAAGAGAGCCCAAATTAAATACAAAGAATTTGAAAACAAGCTATCGCAAGGTCAAACTAAAGCTACATGAAAGAAAAAATGTGGATATATACCTCTTCATCGAATACATTGGCTTATTGAAAAGTCAAATTCTGTAAATTATTTGTTGTATATGTTTGGATATAATGTGTCTTCCCCCTTATGGTTCTTAACTCATCGATCTTTTATTACAAGAAATTTACCTAAAATTATTTGTTGTATATATATCTGAATATAACGTGTCTTCCAACTTATTAATCTTAACTCATCGATCTTTTACTCTGAAAATTTGCCTAAATTATATGTGGTATATATTTGAATGCAACGTGTCTTCCAACTTGTGGTTCTTAACTCATCTTTCATTCCAATAAATTTGCCTAAAAACATGTGGTGCATACGTAATATCTACATCAATTTGATAACGTATTGTCTCGAAAATCAAAACAAGAAATTTAAATATTGTACGTATTGATTGGgagatatttataatttaatgcCTGAAAAAATTACGATACATTAACAGTAGCGGAGCCAGGATTGACACCAAGGGGTTTTACAAGTAATatacgaactaaccgaaggggattcgacatctactatatatacataaacaataattttaactatatatatatataatataatttttcatcgaacgGGGTACCCCTATTTTATATGTAGCTCCGCTCCTGGATACATAATGTCTGAATTAACTTGAGAACATATTATCTCGAACCAAAAACaagaaatttaaataacatactcATATTGACTGGGAATATGAAATTTCAGTCCTAATAACAATAGCCTCATTTTTAAGCGAAGGAGTGATATAACATGATATAAGAATATAATATACTTTATCATGAAGTATTTAGGAATATAATTAACTTTTCGATGGACTTACAAACTCTCATGTAATGACATAATGTATGTCAAAAGGATCTTTtatcaaaagagaaaaaatcattttcaagagaatataatattttttaaataatggaCGTCATGTCAATTAATGTTTCTAGTATTAGCTCTAAATTTCCACAAGTTTATAACTTCTTGGATACTCATTTTTAGTATTATTCTTTcgatattttatttctttattgggATTGGAATGCTGTGAGTTGCGAAGGTTTTCAACTTACCTCTTAAGCCAAGGAGTGATTTAACATGACAACTTTAACTAgtagtaatatttttttcattttagtttgcTTGTCttaactaatttttaaattaaaagtttaactaattttttgcatgatatatttataatgataaaattaaagaatattttaatatatattgtaCATATCTTAATATTTAGATCACAAggttcaatattattttttattttctaaaacttCATGACAACTTAAAAtcaggaaaaaaaaattgaaaagaaggaaaaaattctaGTGATTTTGTAAACTTATTGGACCATGTCTAATTAATATTCTCTAGTATCAGTATATATCAATTTTCATCCCCACCTTATTAGGCAGGTCCCCACGTACTTGTCTATTATGCATGAATTCCGAAATTAAATTCCAACTTTTGTGTattgttttcaaatttaactcTACATTTTGTTGGAACTATTTCTTTTAGGTTGGTTTTGGAAAAATATTGACATACACTTTTCTGAACTTAATTCGGAGCTAGTTAATATTTATTACTATTGACATACTATATAGGTCACACTGGATAACAAAACAATTTTGGTGTAACTAAGAATACTGATTatctattatatattatatttagtttacatgttaaaattttaatttattttaaaaaaaaaaaacacaagccACAGCTGTCTAGCTGCTCAGTCCACAAGTCGTGGACATTATTTTCTCGTACTACTTTTGAAAAGGTCATTTTCCTATTAAAATCTTTTAACTCATTTAAAATGAATTTCACgtggattttttttttctcccTGCAATTTCCAGCCAGTATAGTACTGGTGCTGGGTATCTGTGGGCATAGGATAATGTAGTGCATGGACGAGAAAATTCAAGCCAAGGAAATGATCAGTACGTCAATTAATAAGCTCttgaaatttattttcaattttccttTTAATACTCTCTCCGTCTTAATTTATGTGAATGCTACTTGCTAGAAGTTTAAGACTGCAAATTCATCCAGGCCAGCCCTAGTTCCTGTGTATAAAATGAAAAGTTGGTTAAGAAGAAAATCAGTCTGTTATAGTGAAATGTTGTTACAATGAATGATTGTTATAACGAGGTTTGACTATATCACGGGTTGGTCAACCTACACCACCCGTTAAGACAAAAAATATCAGTACGTTGCCGCGTGATGCAAATAAAATCTTCAGTAAAATACATGTAGGAACTTGTGGCTTTGGTGGAACAGGCACGGTTTAGGATCAGTAACAACACTACAAAATGAACAAGCATAATTTCAATTCTCTTCACAACAGCAAACTGTTTAaggaaagaataagaaaaaagaaatataatattaGTTATAAAAATGGAAGTGATGCAGGTACTTCACATGAACTATGGAGAAGGAGAAACTAGCTATGCCAAAAACTCCAATATTCAGGTTCCAATTCcaattatctttttaaaattattaaatatagttgaaatatttatttttctcatcattCTCATTCATTTGGTTCATGTATCAAATACTTTTTGAGCAACATAAATTATGTTGTTTCTCTAAATAAATCTTTGCATGCATGAGTTCTACTTTGGCCAGTtgaattaaataaagtatatatcaACTAGGCCTACTCTTTTTTAGCTAACATATATAGTACTCTACATTAATTATCTCTAAAGTTCCAAGATTAGCTTGAAAGTTGATTTGATTATCTACGAAAGTTCCAAGACTCTTTCATTAAGAATATACAGTTGAAATTATATTAGGTTAGGATGaatttgaattataaatttcTATTAGGTTATTTTGATTTGTTAGGAATATTTTAAGTTTTCGGAATTTTGAATTATGCAAATGTTTTAGTCGGTCAATGCTTTCAATCTTTTTGCTGCATCATCTTTTAAGGAAATCAACAAATACGATTTACGACCATTGTGGATGTATCCACTTTGTGCATTATTATGTATGTCATTGAAATTGTTACCTATATGATTTTGTAGAGGAAGATAATATCAACGACGAATTCAAGACTTAAGGAAGCAATTTTGAACATTATGTGCAACAACAAAAAGGTGCCAGAAAGCATTGGCATTGCAGATTTAGGTTGTTCCTCAGGACCAAACACTTTAATGGTGTTCAAAGAGATTATAAATATCATATATGCAACGTGTCGAAAAACGGGGAGCTCCTTCCCAGAGTTGAGAGTTTCTCTTAATGATCTTCCAGGCAATGATTTCAATTACATATTTAGGTCATTGCCTAAATTCattcagaaaataaaagaagaaaaaggttcaGAAAATTGCTATGTTGTTGGAGTTCCTGGTTCATTTTATGGAAGGCGTTTCCCCAACAAGAGCTCGCATTTTGTTCATTCTTCGTCTAGTCTCCATTGGCTCTCAGGTCTGTTCTGTTTATGTGACACTATTATTATTCGGTTGGATTTTTATAATAATTGATAAGTACTGTACTAGCTACAACATGATAAATTACGTACATTGATGCTACAAAAATTTACGACACTATCAATGcatataatttaatttctttgCGATTTGAGTACCTTTTATTATGTTACTTACATATGGTTCACTTGAATATTTCAATTTATacacctttttttttcaaacattgattttgaaaatGTGAAAAATCACCCAACGTAACAGGTTCCATTTGGTTTGGCTACTAATGCAAGAACAACCCTAAACAAAGGGAAGCTATACATATCACAGACTAGTCCAAGTGACGTCATCAAGGCATACGTGTCACAATTCCAGAATGACTTCTCCTTATTTCTCCGATCACGGTCGCCGGAGATGGTTCCCGGAGGGAGGATGTTGCTGTCACTAATGGGGAGGAGCTCTATTGATCCCACCATTGAAGATGGCTGTTACTACCAATGGGAACTCCTTGCACATGCACTCTCTATTTTGGTCTCCAAGGTTAAttactttcttgaatttattCTGAGCCCTTTTGATCGTgagaatttttcaattttttttcgaaaaattatttcgCTTTAGAAAAAATTGTAATGTTTGCTTGGGGACCAAATGAatgaatatttattcataaaactTTCTTTATTATACTGCAGGGCCTAGTCGAAGAGGAGAAAATAGACTCCTTTAATGCACCATACTATGCACCATGTCCTGAGGAATTGAAAATTGCTGTAGAAAAAGAAGGCTCATTTATCGTTAATCGTATCGAAGCTTTTGAGATTGAGTGGGACGCTAGTGTTTCTTCGAATTCATCAACACAATGTGAAGACAAAAAAATACTATTATCAAGGGGTCAACAAGTGGCTAAAACAATCAGGGCCGTAGTTGAATCAATGGTGGAAAATCATTTTGGAAATGAAATTATGGATGATTTGTTTAGTATTTACAGTGATCTTGTGGGAGATTTTCTTTACAAGAAGAAAGCTGTCTATGTTAATTTGGTTGTTTCTCTCACACGCAAGAATTGATTTATGTTCAAATTAGTAAATACTAAACAAAATGATCCATATAAAAACTCCACATGTTTATAAGGggttggatttttatttttttgttttgcttttaaTGTCAACTGATTTAATACATGTAACATTGTGTTTAAACTCTCAATTGATGAAATAAATGTCATATTAAATGTGTGGAAATGTAATTAAATACTACCTTACTAACAATATAATGTTAATTTTACTATCACTTCCACACATTACAAGTGTATCCAAATTATTAAACTAGTCAACTATTTTTCTTGATGGGGACATGGAACCACTTATTAATGTCTgaaaataatatactataattttagtataaataacataaatatcaacccttttgaaagtaattacattttcttccacttttttaattactttaatctccctccttattaatatacataacataaccgacatatacataacattctgtgtatatatatatgagatttttgtaatatgtttagggagttgaaatttttttaaatattggaaacataagttatgtatttgtgtaatttttagataattttattttatccccCTACTTCCTCTTCTAGAAGAAATGAAAAagtataaaagaaaaactaaaataatttattcattttaacaTGTAGCTTTAACTCGAatcttgtatatatattttaaaaaaattactaaattaacATAAATTTATTGTGTGGGCCCAGTAAATAAGCAAAATtgtgataaaaatttaaattttaattcataaaattcaaattcTGAACcaactatttataaattataacgcTAACATAGTTAAGCAATAAGCTATTGGAGGAATTAGTTGGCTAAATAGGGAGATACTTTGAAGCCAAGAAAATCAATCGTATCAAAGAGCACTTAAAATCCCTTAAGTGGAAACATCCATTTACACATTTCATAATTATGTAGTCcactaaatttgaaaaaatgaacGACCCAATTTAAacctctttatttttaaaaactttctGGAACTTTAATTTCTCTACAAATAGAATTAATTAACtaaagcatcaacaataatattttctttaGGACTTAGAATTGTATAGGAGTAAAAAATGCAACTCTTGCTCTATGATAATTTGTTGTGTTGGTTTTGGTATATAGTTCCTTGTTTGGGATTGCAATACTTATTATTGAAAATCTTATGGCATAATACTGAAAAAACTCCGGTGAAGATTCCGGCAGGCAACCGGGGAATACCGGTCATCGGAGAAACCATCCAGTTCATGGCTGCTATCAATAGCAACAAAGGTTTCTatgatttcatcaaaattcgaagACTCAAGTAAGACATAAATTTTATATAACAATGTATGTGTGTGGAATTATTATATATctttaatatttgtattttgttctAGCAACAATCGATATTTGTTTCGAGTATCATCCGTTAATTATGTTTCGagtatttctacttttttttttttttttttttgtctgtgTTTGTGTGTGAAATATTAGTATTAGGAGTGGACTACTTGTAGTAAAGGGGTTTCAATTGTATCTCGATTACTAGCCAAATAAAATTGAACttaattttatacataaaaaattgGAAGAAATAACTTTTGGGATATTCCTAACTCCTTCATTACCATATCTTGTTTGTTTAAACAAATACTTTTTAATCGTTTAGATTTATCGTTGTTTCTTTAAAATCATGTTGAATGGAATACTTTGTTGTAGGTACGGAAATTGTTTCAAAACGAATATATTTGGGCAGACACATGTATTTATTTCAAGCACGGAAGCAGCAAAGAAAATATTAAGTAACGAGGGAGAAAATTTCACCAAGAGATATATAAAGTCAATCGCGAAGCTTGTGGGAGACCAAAGTTTGCTTTGTGCTTCACATCACCAGCATAAACTTATTCGAAGCCATCTTAGTACTTTGTTCACAACATCATCTCTTTCAACAATGGTTAGACAATTTGATGAATTGACTGTTAGTAACCTTAGCACCTGGCATCATAAATCCAGCATTATAATACTTCACGAAGCTCTAAAGGTTTGTGTCCCTTTTAGTGTATTCcgaattcatttattttcattttttttttggagtttggACACAACTTCGACCCAACAAAAGGTAGAGAATAGTGTGTCGGATTCACTGTTTTTGGGGATCGTCTTACATAAATGGCCTGTTGGATTCACTGTTTATTTTTCTTAGCCGGtatacaatgactacacataattataGACATGTTATACATTTGACGGCTATGTTTAGTTTAAGTGGTTGGGTGGGGCTATTTAAGTTGATGTTATGGCAAATCAACCTATTTATTAACAATTCGTCAAGCTAGTACAAGGGTCATGCCCACTTTTTTTCTCGACCAATGGATATTCTTAAATTGATCCGTCAAATGTTTCAAAATAGGCAGAAAGGACCCAAATAGCACTTTGGATGAAATTATTGATACGGAAATAacattgaattttaatttcattttctaaCCTTTTGCTGGTAGCTTTATACAATCCTGATATAAATTTGATATATATCTTATACAAATATGTATTCTATATAATAAAGATACAATTTCTATATGCATcattatacaacaatgatacaaattctatgcacatcatattaaaaaaaaagtaaattttatatatataccgACATGTTTACcattaattactaaaaatcccaACATCTTTCAAAATCTCCTAAAATCCCAACATTTGACCTTTAATGATACAAGTTAATTACATTGGATACATACTGCTGATAcatgtatctaatgtgattaacttGTATCACAGGAGATACATACATTAGATACATGCAGGGGTAACTTGTATCTcagaaatagtaaaaaatatgaaatgttgggatttaagtaatttttaagaagtggggggatttttagaagtttagaTAGTTATGTTGtggttttaggtaatttttcctaaaaaatccAGGTTATACATAACAATGATACATTTTTTATCCATAAATTTGCTgctcttttatttttacaaacTCTATCATATGGTATATggattgtatcaatatggtataccATTACACGAAATTTGTTTGGGCCGATAGGCCATGAATGTCCAATGGCCCAAACATGGGCTAATTGTTTTGAAAAGGGTCAGCCCATGTCTTTTCCCCTCAAAATAGTGTGACATAATTAATCTAAATGCAAcccaaacaaaatttaaaaaagaaaaggctTTCGACGTTAACAATTCTTCCAACACTTTGTGCGGGGTTCGAAAAAGAACCGAACCACAAGAATGtattgtatgcagtcttaccttACCTTTTTTAGACCTATTTATCTCTAACACTTATACATTGGCCTACTAACCATTAGATTAATAAGCCCACTTGTTTAACTTAATTGCATGTATTTCTTTCTTGTGTTATAGATAACCCTCGAAGCAATATGCAAAATGTTAATGAGTTTGGCAGAAAAAAAGGAACTAGAGATGTTACATAAGGATGTTGGGTTAATTTATGAAGCAATGCTATCATTTCCATTAAGACTACCATGGACTAGATTCTACAAGGGCCTACAGGTAATACGTATTGGCCCATTTATCAAAGCCCATTAAACTTCTTAAATTGGGCCCACTAAAGCCCATTAACATTCAATTGCAGGCCAGAAAAAGAATTATGAAGTTGCTGGACAAAATTATAGAGGCAAGAAGAAAGTCCAAAGAAAAGTATGATGATTTTCTTGATCATCTTTTGATTAGTGATGATCAAACCACACAATTAACAGATGAAcaaattaaagataatatatTAACCATGATTATTGCAGGTTTGTTTGTAACTTTAATCTACATGCACTATacattaaagttttttttttttcctgttaCTAATTGATGTCCAAATTGGATTTAattggaatataattatataattccATTTTTTAAATTGCAGGTCAAGACACCACGGCTACTGCAATTACATGGATGATCAAGTATTTGGATGAAAATCCTAAGGCCCTTAACAAACTCAGGgtaacaacaaaataatatctATTCTATAGTCAAACCTCTCAATAATGATGTCGTTTGAATGTATATCGTTATCCTGCTATAGTGAAATATTACTAAAGAGACcctatattataatataatataacatggAAAATCGATTCAAAGGAAAACTTGGCCTGTTATAGTAAAATGTTGTTACGGAGGTTGGTTGTTATAGAAAAGTCTGAATGCATTATATACATGCACGGggcaaaattgaagaaaaaagataaatttttatttttatttttgttttgaggtAATTTACTGCCAAAGTTCTAATTTTAGAAAGTTGCTTGGAATAGGCTGAACAACAAGCTCTTCAACACAAGATTTCTTGTAAATCATACCTCACATTTGAAGACCTCAATTATATGACGTATGCAtctaaggtattttttttattaattgctaatttcacttttttgtttgtgattattttcatataaattttagatccttattttttgttttccatATTAAGAATTCTACTTGTTGAGTTCTAATTCATGTAAATTGAAATTTGACTTATATATAGTACTATTTGTCCAAATATTAAACACCACGGCCACCCCCCGCACCAAACAAAAAGCATTCTACAAATTGGTTTTTATTTTAGGAAGCTTTATACCGACTTCAGTATTTACTTTACCTAGctgatatacatatattattcATCCATCGACTAATTTTATATAAGCGGTTGAATAACCTTTACTGCCAACAGGTTATAAAGGAATCACTTCGAATGGCTTCAATAGTGCCATGGTTTCCAAGAATGGCACTTCAAGATTGTGAAATTGAAGGTCTGGCTTGACCAATATATATTAGATTGAATGGAAAAGATATTATTAACCCTCTAATTTCTATTTGAATTTAGGATTTACGATCAAGAAAGGTTGGATCATCAACGTGGATGCTAAATCAATACATTTTGATCCAATGATTTCCCATGATCCTGACAAATTCATTCCCTCAAGATTTGATGTGAGTTTCTCTACAAACTAATATGAGTTTCACCACATTTGCTCAACAAACACATGACATATGTCTATTTATAAGTTAAACAAGTACACACCACACGAGTCCTCCGTGACATCTGCATAGCAATCTCATGTGAATTGTCATGTTGTATGCATGTGTCTACTTGtgcaactttatacaagtttaaatgtCTATTGGTGCACACCCAAAATTTTGGTTGATGCCAAATTAATGTACATGTAAACGTTATATCTGATGTGAGTAAATTTTTTACGATCTGATCGATCATGTTCTAATAAATATTCAGGAAGATTCAAAACCATATAGTTTCTTAGCATTTGGAATGGGAGGAAGAACTTGCCTTGGACTGCATTTGGCTAGAGCCATGATGCTTGTTTTTGTCTATCGTTTGACCACTTCCTACAGGTTTAGTTTGGCCCCATCTTTATGATCAACTTTGAAACCATATATACTAAACTGGTACAACTAAAAATTGagcttgatattttttttttgtatcaggTGGAAAGTACTAGATTCAGATGAAAGCATCGAAAAATGGACACTTTTCTCGAGATTAAAAAGTGGTTGTCCTATAAGTGTGAAGTGTATAGAGGAGGATAGGGAGTTTcctaatgcatcaaaatcatgaaGCCAAATTTTCACATTGCAATCATTGTTGTTTATTAGAGGAATTACTTTACTTTTGTGTTTCTCATGAGGTTTAGGATTAACCTCTGTTGATCTAACACACTTCCTAAGAAAACTTTGATTAAATGTGTATTCAACTAAAAATACCTCCTAAGAAAACTTTGATTAAATATGTattctactaaaaataaactttttaatGGTGCGTTAGAATTCTATGTTTGACTACTACTACTTTATGCATCCATTATTTAATACAAAAGAGTAGtttggagaaataaaataaaatatgactcTCTTGATAAgtaaaacaaaatatttatctttgATATAAAGGGTCATCTGAACTCCAGCTCCTATTCTGTATTTGTCAATGATTTTTGTccataaaaacaaataatttttttaataagatataaatttatatttcatattataaAATCTCATAAAGTTGTGTCCAAGACCTTTAAAGCACTTTGGACTAGCTCACTTGTTTATCAACTGTTTTCCAATTACAAGTCCCAACTCAAATTTGGTgacatcaatgaaaactataggAAAAGCTGGCAcccatgaattttattttattttattggctCCTCTAACCTTAACATCATATGGTTTCAAATTCTTACTCTCAGGTGACGTGTTTTAAAGCCGCAAGGGTCTGGGCTCAAAGCGGACAGTATCACTAGCGGGTTGGGCCGTTACAGGGGTTTCTCGAGCCTTGATGATTCGGGATGCCCGTTGCGGCCAGGGACTTGGCTCTGGTCGTGATAGAATGGTATCAGAGTTGCTCCTGTGTCAACCCTGTTGACGCTGGCCAAAgatcaaactgagtgtaggcaaatccatGTAAGGCGgagcaaacctcagtcctgagtgtaggcaaatcccattcggtgggacaaacctcagcgaggacgctga
Proteins encoded in this window:
- the LOC107869410 gene encoding probable jasmonic acid carboxyl methyltransferase 2 produces the protein MEVMQVLHMNNGEGETSYAKNSNIQRKIISETNSSLKEAILNIMCNNKEVPEGIGIADLGCSSGPNTLMVVTEIINIIYATCRKSGSSFPELRISLNDLPGNDFNYIFRSLPAFFQKVKEEKGAENCYVVGVPGSFYGRIFPRKSLHFVHSSSSLHWLSQVPVGLATNARTTLNKGKLYISQTSPSDVIKAYVSQFQNDFSSFLRSRSPEMVPGGRMLLSLMGRSSIDPTIEDGCYYQWELLAHALSTLVSKGLVEDEKIDSFNAPYYAPCPEELKIAVEKEGSFIVNRIEAFEIGWDASVSSNSSTQCEDKKILLLSMGQQVAKTIRAVVESMVENHFGNEIMDDLFSVYGDLVDDYLYKKRAVYVNLVVSLTRKD
- the LOC107869411 gene encoding probable jasmonic acid carboxyl methyltransferase 2: MEVMQVLHMNYGEGETSYAKNSNIQRKIISTTNSRLKEAILNIMCNNKKVPESIGIADLGCSSGPNTLMVFKEIINIIYATCRKTGSSFPELRVSLNDLPGNDFNYIFRSLPKFIQKIKEEKGSENCYVVGVPGSFYGRRFPNKSSHFVHSSSSLHWLSQVPFGLATNARTTLNKGKLYISQTSPSDVIKAYVSQFQNDFSLFLRSRSPEMVPGGRMLLSLMGRSSIDPTIEDGCYYQWELLAHALSILVSKGLVEEEKIDSFNAPYYAPCPEELKIAVEKEGSFIVNRIEAFEIEWDASVSSNSSTQCEDKKILLSRGQQVAKTIRAVVESMVENHFGNEIMDDLFSIYSDLVGDFLYKKKAVYVNLVVSLTRKN
- the LOC107866975 gene encoding abscisic acid 8'-hydroxylase 4; the protein is MQLLLYDNLLCWFWYIVPCLGLQYLLLKILWHNTEKTPVKIPAGNRGIPVIGETIQFMAAINSNKGFYDFIKIRRLKYGNCFKTNIFGQTHVFISSTEAAKKILSNEGENFTKRYIKSIAKLVGDQSLLCASHHQHKLIRSHLSTLFTTSSLSTMVRQFDELTVSNLSTWHHKSSIIILHEALKITLEAICKMLMSLAEKKELEMLHKDVGLIYEAMLSFPLRLPWTRFYKGLQARKRIMKLLDKIIEARRKSKEKYDDFLDHLLISDDQTTQLTDEQIKDNILTMIIAGQDTTATAITWMIKYLDENPKALNKLRAEQQALQHKISCKSYLTFEDLNYMTYASKVIKESLRMASIVPWFPRMALQDCEIEGFTIKKGWIINVDAKSIHFDPMISHDPDKFIPSRFDEDSKPYSFLAFGMGGRTCLGLHLARAMMLVFVYRLTTSYRWKVLDSDESIEKWTLFSRLKSGCPISVKCIEEDREFPNASKS